From Streptomyces sp. NBC_01754, a single genomic window includes:
- the mutM gene encoding bifunctional DNA-formamidopyrimidine glycosylase/DNA-(apurinic or apyrimidinic site) lyase → MPELPEVEVVRRGLERWVSGRTVDDVDVLHPRAVRRHLAGGTDFAARLKGLRLGTAMRRGKYLWIPLDEESTSLVGHLGMSGQLLVQPAEAPDEKHLRVRVRFADDLGTELRFVDQRTFGGLSLHENTADGLPDVLAHIARDPLDPAFDDAAFHTALRLRRTTVKRALLDQSLISGVGNIYADEALWRGGLHYERPTATFTRPRTAELLGHVRDVMREALDQGGTSFDSLYVDVNGRSGYFDRSLDAYGREDEPCHRCGTPIRRRPWMNRSSYFCPRCQRPPRPS, encoded by the coding sequence GTGCCCGAACTGCCCGAGGTCGAAGTCGTACGGAGAGGGCTGGAGCGGTGGGTCTCCGGGCGTACCGTCGACGACGTGGACGTCCTCCACCCACGTGCCGTCCGCCGGCACCTCGCGGGCGGCACCGACTTCGCGGCCCGGCTGAAGGGGCTGCGCCTCGGAACCGCGATGCGGCGCGGCAAGTACCTGTGGATTCCGCTGGACGAGGAGTCCACCTCACTCGTCGGTCACCTCGGCATGAGCGGGCAGCTGCTCGTCCAGCCGGCCGAGGCGCCGGACGAGAAGCACCTGCGCGTCAGGGTCCGGTTCGCCGACGACCTGGGGACCGAGCTGCGCTTCGTCGACCAGCGGACCTTCGGCGGCCTCTCGCTCCACGAGAACACCGCCGACGGCCTGCCCGACGTGCTCGCGCACATCGCCCGCGACCCGCTGGACCCGGCCTTCGACGACGCCGCGTTCCACACGGCGCTGCGCCTGCGGCGTACGACGGTCAAGCGCGCCCTGCTCGACCAGTCCCTGATCAGCGGCGTCGGCAACATCTACGCCGACGAGGCGCTCTGGCGCGGCGGACTGCACTACGAGCGGCCGACCGCGACCTTCACCCGGCCGAGGACGGCGGAACTGCTGGGCCACGTCCGGGACGTGATGCGCGAGGCCCTCGACCAGGGCGGCACCAGCTTCGACAGCCTGTACGTCGACGTGAACGGCCGCTCCGGCTACTTCGACCGGTCGCTGGACGCGTACGGACGTGAGGACGAGCCCTGCCACCGCTGCGGGACGCCGATCCGGCGCCGGCCGTGGATGAACCGCTCCAGCTACTTCTGCCCACGCTGCCAGCGCCCACCGCGCCCGTCCTGA
- a CDS encoding YceD family protein, giving the protein MFDTRELGRRPGAMNRLSRTVEAPKDLGIDGVVGVPEKAPLVLDLRLESVMEGVLVTGIARATAEGECVRCLEPLALEVEADFQEMFSYPDADDRNRGSADPVDDAEDDEDRYFLEDGLFDLEPVLRDAVVLALPLQPVCKETCAGLCSECGIRLDENPGHRHEAVDIRWAALQGLAETVQDGEKDNMGGAEPGVDEKQEK; this is encoded by the coding sequence GTGTTCGACACGCGCGAGCTGGGCCGGCGTCCCGGTGCCATGAACCGGCTGTCCCGCACCGTGGAAGCGCCGAAGGACCTCGGTATCGACGGGGTCGTCGGTGTGCCGGAGAAGGCGCCCCTGGTGCTGGATCTCCGCCTCGAATCGGTCATGGAAGGGGTGCTGGTCACAGGCATCGCCCGTGCGACGGCCGAGGGGGAGTGCGTAAGGTGTCTGGAGCCGCTGGCCCTGGAGGTCGAGGCGGACTTCCAGGAGATGTTCTCGTACCCTGACGCCGACGACCGGAACCGCGGCAGCGCGGACCCGGTCGACGACGCCGAGGACGACGAGGACAGGTACTTCCTCGAGGACGGCTTGTTCGACCTCGAGCCTGTGCTGCGTGACGCGGTGGTGCTCGCACTGCCGCTCCAGCCGGTGTGCAAGGAGACCTGCGCCGGTCTGTGTTCCGAATGCGGAATCAGGCTGGACGAGAATCCCGGCCACCGTCACGAAGCCGTCGACATCCGTTGGGCGGCACTGCAAGGACTCGCCGAAACCGTTCAGGACGGCGAGAAGGACAACATGGGCGGCGCCGAACCGGGCGTCGACGAGAAGCAGGAGAAGTAG
- the rpmF gene encoding 50S ribosomal protein L32 has product MAVPKRKMSRSNTRHRRSQWKAAVPTLVSCERCQEPKLQHIACPSCGTYNKRQVLEV; this is encoded by the coding sequence GTGGCTGTTCCGAAGCGGAAGATGTCGCGCAGCAACACGCGCCACCGCCGGTCGCAGTGGAAGGCTGCGGTCCCCACCCTGGTTTCGTGCGAGCGTTGCCAGGAGCCGAAGCTGCAGCACATCGCGTGCCCCAGCTGCGGCACCTATAACAAGCGCCAGGTCCTCGAGGTCTGA
- a CDS encoding CAP domain-containing protein: MGRHRRTGAAPAAEQNAAGAAGGQRGTRHNRGKKRVGLPLCAGLLGISAVVAVGAVTVATDLLPGGGTRSVGGDTPATPYRTAGAPELLTQGGASETPADRDSAGTDLGGGRSAAPAKPSPGAAGKPSASASTRSTEPSSAPATAKAPSVMAPERTTAAPKTSTPKAPKTTAPGATAPKRTASPTTKAPAAPKTATASPGRPATSPAAPAATTAQAAVLSLVNQERAKAGCSPVTAGASLAALAQDFSEDMAARGFFAHTDPDGATPWDRADAAGVTGLGGENIARGQADAQAVMDAWMASDGHRANILNCDYTTLGVGVHFGSGGPWWTQDFGL; the protein is encoded by the coding sequence ATGGGACGCCATCGACGTACGGGTGCCGCTCCCGCCGCCGAGCAGAACGCGGCCGGTGCGGCGGGCGGACAGCGGGGTACCCGGCACAACCGTGGGAAGAAGCGGGTCGGCCTGCCCCTGTGCGCCGGTCTCCTCGGGATCTCCGCGGTGGTGGCGGTCGGTGCCGTCACCGTCGCGACGGACCTGCTGCCCGGTGGTGGCACCCGCAGCGTCGGCGGGGACACCCCGGCCACCCCGTACCGCACGGCCGGGGCCCCCGAACTGCTGACGCAGGGCGGCGCCTCCGAGACCCCCGCGGACCGCGACTCCGCCGGGACGGACCTGGGCGGCGGCCGTTCCGCGGCACCCGCGAAGCCGTCCCCCGGCGCCGCCGGCAAGCCCTCCGCCTCCGCTTCGACGCGGAGCACGGAGCCGTCCTCGGCTCCGGCGACGGCCAAGGCCCCTTCGGTGATGGCACCCGAGCGGACGACGGCGGCACCGAAGACCAGCACCCCGAAGGCCCCGAAGACCACCGCCCCCGGGGCCACCGCGCCGAAGAGGACCGCGAGCCCCACCACGAAGGCCCCGGCGGCACCGAAGACGGCGACCGCGTCCCCCGGCCGCCCGGCCACCTCCCCCGCGGCCCCGGCCGCCACCACCGCCCAGGCCGCCGTGCTCAGCCTCGTCAACCAGGAACGCGCCAAGGCCGGGTGCAGCCCGGTCACCGCCGGCGCCTCCCTGGCGGCGCTCGCCCAGGACTTCAGCGAGGACATGGCGGCGCGTGGCTTCTTCGCTCACACCGACCCCGACGGCGCGACCCCGTGGGACCGTGCCGACGCGGCCGGGGTGACGGGACTGGGCGGCGAGAACATAGCCCGCGGCCAGGCCGACGCCCAGGCCGTGATGGACGCCTGGATGGCCAGCGACGGCCACCGCGCGAACATCCTCAACTGCGACTACACGACCCTCGGCGTGGGCGTGCACTTCGGTTCCGGCGGCCCGTGGTGGACTCAGGACTTCGGGCTCTGA
- a CDS encoding acylphosphatase: MNEDARLVVWVRGRVQQVGFRWFTRANALEIGGLTGFALNLEDGRVQVVAEGPRENCHRLLEWLASDDTPGHVDGVTEIWDTPRGGYDGFAIR, encoded by the coding sequence ATGAACGAAGACGCACGCCTCGTCGTATGGGTACGCGGCCGCGTACAGCAGGTGGGATTTCGCTGGTTCACCAGGGCGAACGCTTTGGAGATCGGCGGCCTCACCGGCTTCGCGCTCAATCTCGAGGACGGCCGGGTACAGGTCGTGGCGGAAGGGCCACGTGAGAATTGCCACCGTCTGCTCGAATGGCTGGCCTCCGACGACACGCCCGGACATGTGGACGGGGTCACTGAGATCTGGGACACGCCGCGCGGCGGTTACGACGGATTCGCGATCCGCTGA
- the smc gene encoding chromosome segregation protein SMC, which produces MHLKALTLRGFKSFASATTLRFEPGITCVVGPNGSGKSNVVDALSWVMGEQGAKSLRGGKMEDVIFAGTTGRPPLGRAEVSLTIDNSDGALPIEYAEVTITRIMFRNGGSEYQINGDTCRLLDIQELLSDSGIGREMHVIVGQGRLDSVLHADPTGRRAFIEEAAGVLKHRKRKEKALRKLEAMRANLARVQDLTDELRRQLKPLGRQAAVARRAAVIQADLRDARLRLLADDLVRLREALREEIADEAALKRRREAAEADLKAALAREADLEDEVRRLAPRLQRARRTWYELSQLAERVRGTISLADARVKSATAAPEEERRGREPQDMEREAARIREQEAELEAALEAAEHALDDTTAHRSELERELAAEERRLRDAARAVADRREGLARLTGQVEAARGRAASAQSEIDRLAASRDEARQRAVTAQEEYETLKAEVESLDAEDRELAEHHETAERRLTEAESALGDAREAATAAERRRAAVAARHEALSLGLRRKDGTGVLLGARDRLSGLLGPAAELLTVTPGHEVAVAAALGAAADAVAVSDTATAAEAIRLLRKQDAGRAALLLGGAAGATPEPSPAGGPVAPTVAALVRGPAELMAAVRRLVRDTVVVATLEDAEDLVAAHPGLTAVTAEGDVLGAHFAHGGSAGAPSLLEVRASVDEAAAELAELAVRCEELAGEQRRAAARRAEGAVRAEELGERRRAAERERSGVAQQLGRLAGQARGAAGEAERTTASAARAQEAVERATEEAEELAERLLVAREAPVEEEPDTSVRDRLAADGANARQTEMEARLQLRTHEERVKALAGRADALDRGARAEREARARTERRRARLRHEAEVAAAVASGARQLLAHVEVSVVRAGEEQASAEAAKAGRERELTAERGRGRDLKSELDRLTDSVHRGEVLGAEKRLRMEQLEAKALEEFGVEPAGLAAEYGPDRPVPPSPAAEGEELPEDPEHPRNRPVPYVRAEQEKRLTAAERAYQRLGKVNPLALEEFSALEERHKFLSEQLEDLKKTRADLMRVVKEVDERVEQVFTEAFRDTAREFEGVFARLFPGGEGRLVLTDPDHMLTTGLDIEARPPGKKVKRLSLLSGGERSLTAVALLVSIFKARPSPFYVMDEVEAALDDTNLQRLIRIMEELQESSQLIVITHQKRTMEVADALYGVSMQGDGVSRVISQRLR; this is translated from the coding sequence GTGCACCTCAAGGCCCTGACCCTACGTGGTTTCAAATCGTTCGCCTCTGCCACGACCCTGCGGTTCGAACCGGGGATCACCTGTGTCGTGGGGCCCAACGGGTCCGGTAAATCGAATGTGGTGGACGCCCTTTCCTGGGTCATGGGCGAGCAGGGCGCGAAATCACTGCGCGGCGGCAAGATGGAAGACGTGATCTTCGCCGGTACGACGGGGAGACCGCCGCTGGGCCGCGCGGAAGTGTCGCTCACCATCGACAATTCCGACGGCGCGCTGCCTATCGAGTACGCCGAAGTGACGATCACACGAATCATGTTCCGCAACGGCGGCAGCGAATACCAGATCAACGGGGACACCTGCCGGCTCCTGGACATCCAGGAACTCCTCTCCGACTCGGGTATCGGCCGGGAGATGCACGTCATCGTGGGACAGGGCCGGCTCGACTCCGTACTGCACGCCGACCCGACGGGCCGCCGCGCCTTCATCGAGGAGGCGGCGGGGGTCCTCAAGCACCGCAAGCGCAAGGAGAAGGCGCTGCGGAAGCTGGAGGCGATGCGGGCCAACCTCGCCCGCGTCCAGGACCTGACCGACGAACTGCGGCGCCAGCTCAAACCCCTGGGCCGGCAGGCGGCGGTGGCCCGCCGGGCCGCCGTCATCCAGGCCGATCTGCGCGACGCCCGGCTGCGGCTCCTCGCCGACGACCTGGTGCGGCTGCGGGAGGCGTTGCGCGAGGAGATCGCCGACGAGGCGGCCCTGAAGCGGCGCAGAGAGGCGGCCGAGGCCGATCTGAAGGCGGCACTCGCCCGGGAGGCGGACCTGGAGGACGAGGTGCGGCGTCTGGCGCCACGGCTCCAGCGGGCCCGGCGGACCTGGTACGAACTCTCCCAGCTCGCCGAACGCGTGCGGGGCACGATCTCGCTCGCCGACGCCCGGGTGAAGAGCGCCACCGCCGCCCCCGAGGAGGAGCGGCGCGGGCGCGAGCCGCAGGACATGGAGCGCGAGGCCGCCCGGATCCGCGAGCAGGAGGCCGAGTTGGAAGCGGCCCTGGAGGCCGCGGAACACGCCCTGGACGACACCACCGCGCACCGTTCGGAACTCGAACGCGAACTGGCCGCCGAGGAACGCCGGCTCCGGGACGCCGCCCGCGCCGTCGCCGACCGGCGGGAGGGCCTGGCCCGGCTGACCGGCCAGGTCGAAGCGGCCCGTGGCCGGGCCGCTTCGGCGCAGTCGGAGATCGACCGGCTGGCGGCTTCCCGGGACGAGGCACGGCAGCGCGCGGTCACGGCCCAGGAGGAGTACGAGACGCTCAAGGCCGAGGTGGAGTCCCTGGACGCCGAGGACCGGGAACTGGCGGAGCACCACGAGACGGCCGAACGACGGCTCACGGAGGCGGAGTCGGCGCTCGGTGACGCCCGTGAGGCCGCCACCGCCGCCGAACGCAGGCGGGCCGCTGTGGCGGCCCGCCACGAGGCGCTCTCCCTCGGCCTGCGCCGTAAGGACGGCACCGGGGTGCTGCTCGGCGCTCGGGACCGGCTGTCGGGGCTGCTCGGCCCGGCCGCCGAACTGCTCACCGTGACCCCGGGGCACGAGGTCGCGGTGGCGGCGGCGCTGGGAGCCGCGGCCGACGCGGTCGCGGTGAGCGACACCGCCACCGCGGCGGAGGCGATCCGGCTGCTGCGCAAGCAGGACGCGGGGCGGGCGGCGCTGCTGCTGGGCGGCGCGGCCGGCGCCACGCCCGAGCCGTCCCCCGCCGGCGGACCGGTGGCACCCACCGTGGCCGCCTTGGTGCGGGGACCGGCCGAGCTGATGGCCGCCGTACGCCGGCTGGTGCGTGACACGGTCGTCGTCGCCACCCTGGAGGACGCGGAGGACCTGGTCGCCGCGCACCCCGGGCTGACCGCCGTGACCGCCGAAGGTGACGTGCTCGGGGCCCACTTCGCGCACGGAGGGTCCGCCGGGGCACCCAGCCTCCTGGAGGTGCGGGCCTCCGTCGACGAGGCCGCCGCCGAGCTGGCGGAGCTGGCCGTACGGTGCGAGGAGCTCGCCGGCGAACAGCGGCGCGCCGCCGCACGGCGTGCCGAGGGCGCCGTCCGCGCCGAGGAGCTGGGGGAGCGGCGCCGGGCCGCCGAGCGGGAGAGGTCCGGGGTCGCGCAGCAGCTCGGACGGCTGGCCGGACAGGCCCGGGGCGCGGCCGGGGAGGCCGAGCGGACGACGGCGTCCGCCGCCCGCGCCCAGGAGGCCGTGGAACGCGCCACCGAGGAGGCCGAGGAGCTCGCGGAACGGCTGCTGGTCGCCCGGGAGGCGCCGGTCGAGGAGGAACCGGACACCTCGGTACGGGACCGGCTCGCCGCCGACGGGGCCAACGCGCGCCAGACGGAGATGGAGGCCCGCCTTCAGCTCCGCACCCACGAGGAGCGGGTCAAGGCACTGGCCGGACGCGCCGACGCCCTCGACCGCGGGGCCCGGGCCGAGCGTGAGGCCCGCGCCCGCACGGAGCGGCGCCGGGCCCGGCTGCGCCACGAGGCCGAGGTGGCCGCCGCCGTGGCGTCCGGTGCCCGGCAGCTGCTCGCCCACGTCGAGGTGTCCGTCGTGCGGGCCGGTGAGGAGCAGGCGTCGGCCGAGGCGGCGAAGGCCGGACGCGAGCGGGAGCTGACGGCCGAACGCGGCCGCGGCCGGGACCTGAAGAGCGAACTGGACCGGCTCACCGACTCGGTGCACCGCGGTGAGGTGCTCGGGGCGGAGAAGCGGCTGCGCATGGAGCAGCTGGAGGCGAAGGCACTGGAGGAGTTCGGGGTGGAACCGGCGGGGCTGGCCGCCGAGTACGGCCCCGATCGGCCGGTACCGCCGTCGCCCGCCGCCGAGGGCGAGGAGCTGCCGGAGGATCCGGAGCACCCGCGTAACCGGCCGGTGCCGTACGTCCGGGCCGAGCAGGAGAAGCGGCTGACGGCGGCCGAACGGGCGTACCAGCGACTCGGGAAGGTGAATCCTCTCGCCCTGGAGGAGTTCTCGGCGCTGGAGGAGCGGCACAAGTTCCTCTCCGAACAGCTCGAAGACCTGAAGAAGACGCGGGCCGATCTGATGCGCGTGGTCAAGGAGGTCGACGAGCGGGTCGAGCAGGTGTTCACAGAGGCGTTCCGGGACACCGCGCGGGAGTTCGAGGGCGTCTTCGCCCGGCTCTTCCCGGGCGGGGAGGGCCGTCTCGTCCTGACCGATCCCGACCACATGCTGACCACCGGGCTGGACATCGAGGCGCGGCCCCCCGGCAAGAAGGTCAAGCGGCTCTCACTGCTCTCGGGCGGTGAGCGGTCCCTCACGGCCGTGGCCCTCCTGGTCTCCATCTTCAAGGCCAGGCCCAGCCCGTTCTACGTCATGGACGAGGTCGAGGCGGCGCTCGACGACACCAATCTCCAGCGGCTGATCCGGATCATGGAGGAGCTCCAGGAGAGCTCCCAGCTGATCGTGATCACGCACCAGAAGCGGACGATGGAGGTCGCCGACGCGCTCTACGGCGTCTCGATGCAGGGCGACGGCGTGTCCAGGGTGATCAGCCAGCGGCTTCGCTGA
- the rsmD gene encoding 16S rRNA (guanine(966)-N(2))-methyltransferase RsmD, with the protein MTRVIAGVAGGRRLAVPPGTGTRPTSDRAREGLFSTWEALLGTLDGIRVADLYAGSGAVGLEALSRGAAHVLLVEADPRAARTVRENVRALGLPGAEVRTGKAEQTVTGPAPEAPYDAVFLDPPYAVTDVDLREILITLRAQGWLTGDALVTVERSTRGGEFGWPEGFGPLRARRYGEATFWYGRAASTCEDAR; encoded by the coding sequence ATGACCCGCGTGATCGCAGGCGTGGCAGGCGGACGCCGCCTGGCCGTCCCGCCCGGCACCGGCACCCGCCCCACCTCCGACCGGGCGCGCGAAGGCCTCTTCTCCACCTGGGAAGCGCTCCTGGGCACCCTGGACGGCATCCGCGTCGCCGACCTGTACGCGGGCTCCGGCGCCGTGGGACTCGAGGCGCTCTCCCGGGGAGCGGCCCACGTCCTGCTCGTCGAGGCCGACCCCAGGGCCGCGCGCACCGTCCGGGAGAACGTGCGCGCGCTCGGGCTGCCGGGCGCCGAGGTACGGACCGGAAAAGCCGAACAGACCGTGACGGGGCCGGCGCCCGAGGCCCCCTACGACGCGGTCTTCCTCGACCCGCCGTACGCCGTCACCGATGTCGATCTCCGGGAGATCCTGATCACACTCCGTGCTCAGGGGTGGCTCACGGGCGATGCCCTCGTCACCGTGGAACGGAGCACCAGAGGCGGGGAATTCGGCTGGCCCGAGGGATTCGGGCCGCTGCGGGCCCGCCGTTACGGCGAGGCGACGTTTTGGTACGGTCGCGCCGCCTCTACGTGCGAAGACGCACGATGA
- the coaD gene encoding pantetheine-phosphate adenylyltransferase, translating into MRRAVCPGSFDPITNGHLDIIGRASKLYDVVHVAVMINQSKKGLFTVEERIDLIREVTADFGNVQVEAFHGLLVDFCEQRGIPAIVKGLRAVSDFDYELQMAQMNNGLSGVETLFVPTNPTYSFLSSSLVKEVATWGGDVSHLLPPAVHQALVERIGRG; encoded by the coding sequence TTGCGCCGCGCCGTCTGCCCCGGGTCGTTCGACCCCATCACCAACGGACATCTCGACATCATCGGTCGGGCCTCGAAGCTGTACGACGTCGTGCACGTCGCCGTGATGATCAACCAGTCCAAGAAAGGGCTGTTCACGGTGGAGGAGCGGATCGACCTGATCCGCGAGGTGACCGCCGACTTCGGAAACGTCCAGGTCGAGGCGTTCCACGGGCTGCTGGTGGACTTCTGCGAGCAGCGCGGGATCCCCGCGATCGTGAAGGGCCTGCGGGCCGTCAGCGACTTCGACTACGAGTTGCAGATGGCCCAGATGAACAACGGGCTCTCCGGGGTCGAGACGCTCTTCGTGCCGACCAACCCGACGTACAGCTTCCTGTCGTCCTCGCTGGTCAAGGAGGTCGCGACCTGGGGCGGCGACGTGTCGCACCTGCTGCCTCCGGCCGTCCACCAGGCCCTCGTGGAACGGATCGGCCGGGGCTGA
- a CDS encoding ATP synthase F0 subunit B, whose translation MDVQKKLDEIVATVGNARSMPMSASCVVNRADLLAMLEEVRDALPGSLAHAEEVLGGREQVVEQARQEAERILEAARTERGSLIADTEIARRSQAEADRILTEARREAEEVRGEADEYVDSKLANFEVVLTKTIGSVDRGREKLLGRGEGAAAQGYEDPDYAEAPERSGDPETLRRRADEYVDTKFGAFEAVLVKTLEAVGRGRQKLHGRVATDELGAHMAAQDAAGGHVHTSDEDHWAGLADISAPQHSPQQPAYAEPARQEYAPAAGYQDPAGTGFPAPAEPEPQYAQTYAYQDQPLQPDGYAYQQQPEPYAYQQQAYDPNQQQDYGWTQQQTQAPVQHGDGALDETSLFDTSMIDLEQLRRYEQGR comes from the coding sequence GTGGACGTGCAGAAGAAGCTCGACGAGATCGTCGCAACGGTCGGGAACGCCCGTTCCATGCCCATGTCGGCGTCCTGCGTGGTCAACCGCGCCGACCTGCTCGCGATGCTCGAAGAGGTGCGCGACGCCCTGCCGGGCTCGCTCGCGCACGCCGAGGAGGTCCTCGGCGGCCGGGAGCAGGTCGTCGAGCAGGCCCGGCAGGAGGCCGAGCGGATCCTGGAGGCCGCCCGCACCGAGCGCGGATCGCTGATCGCCGACACCGAGATCGCCCGCCGCTCCCAGGCCGAGGCCGACCGCATCCTGACCGAGGCGCGCCGGGAGGCCGAGGAGGTCAGGGGCGAGGCGGACGAGTACGTCGACAGCAAGCTCGCCAACTTCGAGGTCGTCCTCACCAAGACCATCGGGTCCGTCGACCGGGGCCGGGAGAAGCTCCTGGGCCGCGGCGAAGGGGCCGCCGCGCAGGGCTACGAGGATCCGGACTACGCCGAGGCGCCCGAGCGCAGCGGCGACCCCGAGACCCTCAGACGGCGCGCGGACGAGTACGTCGACACCAAGTTCGGCGCCTTCGAGGCCGTCCTCGTCAAGACCCTCGAGGCGGTGGGCCGGGGCCGGCAGAAGCTGCACGGCCGGGTCGCCACCGACGAGCTCGGCGCCCACATGGCGGCCCAGGACGCGGCGGGCGGCCACGTGCACACCAGCGACGAGGACCACTGGGCCGGCCTCGCCGACATCTCCGCCCCGCAGCACAGCCCGCAGCAGCCCGCGTACGCGGAGCCCGCGCGGCAGGAGTACGCGCCGGCGGCCGGCTACCAGGACCCCGCCGGGACCGGCTTCCCCGCCCCGGCCGAACCGGAACCGCAGTACGCGCAGACCTACGCCTACCAGGACCAGCCGCTCCAGCCGGACGGCTACGCCTACCAGCAGCAGCCCGAGCCGTACGCCTACCAGCAGCAGGCCTACGACCCGAACCAGCAGCAGGACTACGGCTGGACGCAGCAGCAGACCCAGGCCCCCGTCCAGCACGGCGACGGGGCGCTGGACGAGACCAGTCTGTTCGATACGAGCATGATCGATCTGGAACAGCTGCGCCGGTACGAACAGGGGCGCTGA
- the rnc gene encoding ribonuclease III, with protein sequence MSELSSAKKQADNINTASSHTLLEGRLGYHLESALLVRALTHRSYAYENGGLPTNERLEFLGDSVLGLVVTDTLYRTHPDLPEGQLAKLRAAVVNSRALAEVGRGLDLGSFIRLGRGEEGTGGRDKASILADTLEAVIGAVYLDQGLDAASELVHRLFDPLIDRSSNLGAGLDWKTSLQELTASEGLGVPEYLVTETGPDHEKTFTAAARVGGVSYGTGTGRSKKEAEQQAAESAWREISAAAEAREAAGTSAVVAGAADTPAANPPHQDAAPA encoded by the coding sequence ATGTCTGAGTTGTCCAGCGCCAAGAAGCAGGCAGACAACATCAACACAGCCTCGTCCCACACGCTTCTGGAAGGGCGGCTCGGGTATCACCTCGAGTCCGCCCTTCTGGTGCGTGCGCTGACCCACCGTTCGTACGCGTACGAGAACGGCGGTCTGCCCACCAACGAGCGGCTGGAGTTCCTCGGGGACTCGGTGCTCGGCCTGGTGGTCACGGACACGCTGTACCGAACCCACCCCGATCTGCCCGAAGGCCAGCTGGCCAAGTTGCGGGCCGCGGTGGTCAACTCGCGTGCGCTTGCGGAGGTGGGCCGCGGGCTCGACCTCGGCTCCTTCATCCGGCTCGGCCGCGGTGAAGAGGGCACGGGGGGCCGGGACAAGGCTTCCATCCTCGCCGACACCCTCGAAGCGGTGATCGGCGCCGTCTATCTCGACCAGGGTCTGGACGCGGCCTCGGAGTTGGTGCACCGGCTCTTCGACCCGCTGATCGACAGGTCCTCGAACCTCGGGGCCGGCCTGGACTGGAAGACCAGTCTTCAGGAGCTCACCGCGAGCGAGGGCCTCGGCGTACCCGAGTACCTCGTCACGGAGACCGGGCCGGACCACGAGAAGACCTTCACCGCTGCTGCTCGCGTCGGTGGTGTCTCGTACGGCACCGGCACCGGCCGTAGCAAGAAGGAAGCCGAGCAGCAGGCGGCCGAGTCCGCCTGGCGTGAGATCAGCGCCGCCGCCGAGGCGCGGGAGGCGGCGGGGACGTCCGCCGTCGTAGCAGGGGCCGCCGACACCCCTGCCGCGAACCCGCCCCACCAGGACGCCGCTCCGGCCTGA